From Pirellulales bacterium, one genomic window encodes:
- the rpsC gene encoding 30S ribosomal protein S3 — protein MGQKVNPVGFRTGIMVGWKSRWYASKREFGDLLVEDQKIRDFVKDKYRYAGLPKIEIERTRDEVKVVLFAARPGIIIGRKGQEVERLQAELQELVGRRINIKIEEIARPEIQAQLVAEDIAEQLAKRASFRRTMKRAMEQTMEAGAKGIKIQLAGRLGGSEMARREKQIAGSIPLSTLRAKIDYGFTEAKTAQGHIGVQVWVNQGMYEEENNGADAQEGQAPKKPKRTYKR, from the coding sequence GAGCCGCTGGTACGCGTCGAAGCGAGAGTTTGGCGATCTGCTGGTCGAGGACCAGAAGATCCGCGACTTCGTCAAGGACAAGTATCGCTATGCCGGGCTGCCCAAGATCGAGATCGAGCGCACCCGCGATGAAGTGAAAGTCGTCCTCTTCGCCGCCCGGCCGGGCATCATCATCGGCCGCAAGGGGCAAGAGGTCGAGCGTTTGCAGGCCGAGCTGCAAGAGCTGGTCGGCCGGCGGATCAATATCAAGATCGAGGAAATTGCCCGGCCCGAGATTCAGGCCCAGCTCGTCGCGGAAGACATTGCCGAGCAGTTGGCCAAGCGGGCCAGCTTCCGTCGCACGATGAAGCGGGCGATGGAACAAACGATGGAGGCTGGTGCCAAGGGGATTAAGATCCAACTGGCGGGCCGGCTAGGTGGTTCGGAAATGGCGCGCCGCGAAAAGCAGATCGCCGGTTCGATTCCCTTGTCCACGCTGCGGGCCAAGATCGATTACGGTTTTACAGAAGCCAAGACCGCCCAGGGACACATCGGTGTCCAGGTGTGGGTCAATCAAGGTATGTACGAGGAAGAAAACAATGGCGCTGATGCCCAAGAGGGTCAAGCACCGAAAAAGCCAAAGAGGACGTATAAAAGGTAA